The following coding sequences lie in one Anomaloglossus baeobatrachus isolate aAnoBae1 chromosome 7, aAnoBae1.hap1, whole genome shotgun sequence genomic window:
- the LOC142246076 gene encoding transmembrane protein 186-like: MAQLIIRSLWIRPFCQQCSVQLWKSSVPYRTAFTGCGRITRPSHGEVSLLLSSASKKQWVQTVSLFRTASPLSTKTDDSTKFTLIYKFPAIRYCKVVSRLKIMQTTMTLLILPPIYYYYLQGQLSQFTVVYCTGAALFAGAMLYGLSYYLRRIIGMLYVDDDLTTLKVSYLTFWGKRRNILVPIDDVKRFSETGDTKGEILRQFARYSNPNILYFTTRYGLVLDREKFKAVFGE, translated from the coding sequence ATGGCACAGCTCATCATTCGATCCTTGTGGATCAGACCTTTTTGTCAACAGTGTTCCGTACAGTTATGGAAATCTAGTGTACCTTACAGGACCGCCTTTACTGGATGTGGGAGAATTACTCGCCCTTCACATGGAGAGGTTTCTCTGTTATTGTCATCTGCAAGTAAGAAGCAGTGGGTACAAACCGTAAGTTTATTCCGTACAGCTTCACCGCTCAGCACAAAGACTGATGACTCCACTAAATTTACACTGATCTACAAGTTTCCAGCAATCAGATACTGCAAAGTGGTATCCCGACTGAAGATTATGCAGACTACAATGACTCTATTGATTCTTCCCCCAATTTATTACTACTATTTGCAAGGACAGTTATCCCAGTTTACTGTAGTTTATTGCACAGGAGCTGCTCTTTTTGCAGGCGCCATGCTGTATGGTCTTAGCTATTACCTTCGTAGAATTATTGGGATGCTGTACGTGGATGATGACCTGACAACGCTGAAGGTTTCTTACTTGACTTTTTGGGGAAAAAGAAGAAATATTTTAGTTCCAATCGATGATGTAAAACGGTTTTCAGAAACAGGAGATACGAAGGGGGAGATTCTACGACAGTTTGCAAGATACAGCAATCCCAATATTCTGTATTTCACTACTCGTTATGGATTGGTCTTGGATAGAGAGAAGTTCAAAGCAGTTTTTGGAGAATAA